One segment of Panicum virgatum strain AP13 chromosome 3K, P.virgatum_v5, whole genome shotgun sequence DNA contains the following:
- the LOC120697337 gene encoding zinc finger CCCH domain-containing protein 33-like codes for MCSGPRKPSTPPLPAATPKDSAVMAALLLELAAADDVVAFRRAVEEDKVSALDAACQWYGPSAAGARLRLELRTPAMVAALYGSTAVLAYVLSTAPAEAARASPTDGATPLHLAAAGGAAGAVAAAHLLLASGASADALAFSGLRAGDLLPRANAAAERDRALRVLLKSPAVSPSSSPKKSASPPPAPEPRKEYPPDLTLPDLKSGLFSTDEFRMYSFKVKPCSRAYSHDWTECPFVHPGENARRRDPRRYSYSCVPCPEFRKGGACRKGDSCEYAHGVFECWLHPAQYRTRLCKDEVGCARRICFFAHKPEELRAVNPSAVSVGMQPAVSSPRSSPPNGLDMGMLNPAWPSSPASRLKTALAGRELDFDLELLALDQYQQHKLFDKVSSPRASWGSAGGIGSPLPAAAPARTVPDYTDLLGSVDPAMLSQLHALSLKQAGDMPAYSSMADNQLHMPTSPMVSANTAFGLDHSMAKAIMSSRASAFAKRSQSFIDRGGRAPATRSLMSQATTGAPSMLSDWGSPDGRLDWGVQGDELHKFRKSASFAFRGQSPAPVAAPTEPDVSWVNSLVKDGHAGDIFAQWPEQEQMVA; via the coding sequence ATGTGCTCCGGACCTCGCAAGCCGTCGaccccgccgctgccggcggcgacgcccaAGGactcggcggtgatggcggcccTGCTCctggagctggcggcggcggacgacgtCGTGGCGTTCCGGCGCGCCGTCGAGGAGGACAAAGTCTCGGCCTTGGACGCCGCGTGCCAGTGGTACGGCCCCTCCGCGGCGGGGGCCCGGCTGCGCCTCGAGCTGCGCACGCCGGCCATGGTCGCCGCGCTCTACGGCAGCACGGCGGTGCTGGCGTACGTGCTGTCCACCGCGCCGGCCGAGGCGGCGCGCGCCTCGCCCACGGATGGCGCCACgccgctccacctcgccgcggccggcggcgccgcgggcgccgtcgcggccgcgcacctcctcctcgcctcgGGCGCGTCCGCGGACGCGCTCGCCTTCTCGGGCCTCCGCGCCGGCGACCTCCTCCCGCgcgccaacgccgccgccgagagGGACAGGGCTCTCCGCGTGCTGCTCAAGTCCCCCGCGGTGTCGCCCTCTTCCTCCCCCAAGAagtcggcctcgccgccgcctgccccggAGCCGAGGAAGGAGTACCCTCCCGACCTCACGCTCCCGGACCTCAAGAGCGGCCTCTTCAGCACCGACGAGTTCCGCATGTACAGCTTCAAGGTGAAGCCCTGCTCCCGCGCCTACTCCCACGACTGGACCGAGTGCCCCTTCGTGCACCCCGGCGAgaacgcgcgccgccgcgacccgCGCCGCTACTCCTACAGCTGCGTGCCCTGCCCCGAGTTCCGCAAGGGCGGCGCCTGCCGCAAGGGGGACAGCTGCGAGTACGCGCACGGCGTGTTCGAGTGCTGGCTCCACCCGGCGCAGTACCGGACGCGCCTCTGCAAGGACGAGGTCGGCTGCGCGCGGCGCATCTGCTTCTTCGCGCACAAGCCCGAGGAGCTCCGCGCCGTCAACCCCTCCGCGGTCTCCGTCGGCATGCAGCCCGCCGTGTCGtcgccgcgctcctcgccgcccaaCGGGCTCGACATGGGCATGCTCAACCCCGCGTGGCCCTCCTCCCCGGCGAGCAGGCTCAAGAccgcgctcgccggccgggAGCTCGACTTCGACCTCGAGCTGCTCGCGCTGGACCAGTACCAGCAGCACAAGCTGTTCGACAAGGTGTCCTCGCCGAGGGCCAGCTGGGGCTCGGCCGGCGGGATCGGGtcgccgctgcccgccgccgcgcccgccagaACCGTGCCGGACTACACGGACCTGCTCGGCTCCGTCGACCCGGCCATGCTGTCCCAGCTCCACGCGCTGTCGCTGAAGCAGGCCGGCGACATGCCGGCGTACAGCTCCATGGCAGACAACCAGCTGCACATGCCGACCTCTCCCATGGTGAGCGCCAACACCGCCTTCGGGCTCGACCACTCCATGGCGAAGGCCATCATGAGCTCCCGCGCCTCGGCGTTCGCCAAGCGCAGCCAGAGCTTCATcgaccgcggcggccgcgcgccggccaccCGCTCGCTCATGTCGCAGGCCACCACCGGCGCCCCGTCCATGCTCTCCGACTGGGGATCGCCGGACGGCAGGCTGGACTGGGGCGTCCAGGGCGACGAGCTGCACAAGTTCCGCAAGTCCGCGTCCTTCGCTTTCCGCGGGCAATCCCCGGCGCCGGTGGCAGCCCCCACCGAGCCAGACGTCTCATGGGTGAACTCTCTTGTCAAGGACGGCCACGCCGGCGACATATTTGCGCAGTGGCCGGAGCAGGAGCAGATGGTGGCCTAA
- the LOC120697339 gene encoding uncharacterized protein LOC120697339 translates to MASSSGLALDFLRRLLCARGAGAAPCHLPTPETEPRSPCIVARLMGLDAMPAEAPPLPLRRSRSASSAEGSPRPSPWDAPQEQQQPRVVRASASLREKPAYLRQESDEFLLLSFSPEGHRGRDVREELEFLLAAAEPTGCGERGPDRAPKHRRNGYCRKLLFGDDEAESSSGRRRRMPAAECDAQNSSPVSVLEVRDAQEESTTTTTSSSLEEVDHAEPCSATSDEVQTTLEQQKSRKLHADFDQFDNLSPPRSSCHASSRSSDRERRNRRVVNKAEVIAPDVTGIWQRICRVVEEDLKNMKWSVHDGADVVAEMESGILDHLVREMVDEFVQGRSGTVHVFPLRSKEQLGGKTFQTRRAIGCY, encoded by the exons ATGGCGTCGTCCTCCGGCCTCGCGCTCGACTTCCTGCGCCGACTCCtctgcgcgcgcggcgccggcgccgccccgtgCCACCTGCCCACGCCGGAAACGGAGCCGAGGAGCCCCTGCATTGTGGCCAGGCTCATGGGCCTGGACGCGATGCCGGccgaggcgccgccgctcccgctgcGCCGGAGCCGCTCCGCCAGCTCCGCGGAGGGGTCCCCGAGGCCGAGCCCCTGGGACGCgccgcaggagcagcagcagccgcgggTGGTCCGGGCGTCCGCGTCGCTGAGGGAGAAGCCGGCGTACCTCAGGCAGGAGAGCGACGAGTTCCTTCTCCTAAGCTTCAGCCCGGAGGGCCACCGCGGGCGCGACGTCAGGGAGGAGCTCGAgttcctgctcgccgccgcggagccgacGGGCTGCGGCGAGAGGGGACCGGACAGGGCCCCGAAACATAGGAGGAATGGGTACTGCCGCAAGCTGCTGTtcggcgacgacgaggcggaGTCCTCGTCGGGCCGCCGCAGGAGGATGCCGGCGGCGGAGTGCGACGCGCAGAACTCGAGCCCGGTGTCGGTGCTCGAGGTGAGGGATGCGCAGGAGgagtccaccaccaccaccacctcgtcgTCCTTGGAAGAGGTGGATCACGCAGAGCCCTGCTCGGCTACCTCAG ATGAAGTTCAGACAACATTGGAACAGCAGAAATCGAGGAAGCTGCATGCTGATTTCGACCAGTTCGATAATCTGTCTCCCCCGAGAAGCTCTTGCCATGCCTCCTCAAGAAGTTCAGACAGGGAGAGGAGGAATAGGAGAGTCGTGAACAAGGCTGAGGTGATCGCACCAGATGTCACTGGCATCTGGCAACGCATCTGCAGAGTGGTCGAGGAAGATCTGAAGAACATGAAATGGTCGGTACATGATGGCGCAGATGTCGTCGCCGAGATGGAGTCAGGCATCCTTGATCACCTAGTACGTGAGATGGTGGATGAATTCGTGCAGGGAAGGTCTGGAACTGTACACGTTTTCCCACTCCGATCCAAGGAACAGTTGGGTGGGAAAACTTTTCAGACAAGACGAGCAATCGGATGCTACTGA
- the LOC120700563 gene encoding anthocyanin 5-aromatic acyltransferase-like: MKASTTEHYFRPRPGLAWRKLCHSAYSIRSLQWSVDRLAASDAGGRAPPPQPQRVSRFVAISALYWTAFVRSKGGLAPEDSACYYYLAFPADLRGRLSHPPVGGGRYYIGACVKKCLASASARELAGASGLLHASRAIQAALREEVAAAPLAGTEVLWAERVRHVPPGRLAAVAGYPLVPLYETLDFGFGRPELVDHMPLDCDGRMMLSGGRRDGEVQVSVSLDKTRMGAFVEHVLAAAAGGRQARF; the protein is encoded by the coding sequence ATGAAGGCCAGCACGACGGAGCACTACTTCCGGCCGCGACCCGGGCTGGCGTGGCGGAAGTTGTGCCATAGCGCCTACAGCATCCGTTCACTCCAGTGGAGCGTGGACAGGCTCGCCGCGTccgacgccggcggccgtgCGCCCCCGCCCCAGCCCCAGCGCGTGTCCAGATTCGTGGCGATCTCGGCGCTGTACTGGACGGCGTTCGTCCGCTCCAAGGGCGGGCTCGCGCCGGAAGACAGCGCGTGCTACTACTACCTCGCCTTCCCGGCGGACCTGCGCGGACGCCTGAGCCACCctcccgtcggcggcggccgctatTACATCGGGGCCTGCGTCAAGAAGTGCCTGGCGAGCGCCAGCGcgcgggagctcgccggcgcctcCGGGCTCCTGCACGCGTCTCGGGCGATccaggcggcgctgcgggaggaggtcgcggcggcgccgctggcgGGGACGGAGGTGCTGTGGGCGGAGCGGGTGAGGCACGTGCCGCCCGGCCGGCTCGCCGCGGTGGCGGGGTACCCGCTGGTACCGCTGTACGAGACGCTGGACTTTGGGTTCGGGAGGCCCGAGCTGGTGGATCACATGCCGCTGGACTGCGACGGCAGGATGATGCTGAGCGGTGGCAGGCGGGACGGCGAGGTGCAGGTCTCCGTGTCGCTGGACAAGACGCGTATGGGCGCGTTCGTGGAgcacgtcctcgccgccgccgcgggaggtaGGCAGGCAAGATTCTAA
- the LOC120697341 gene encoding metal tolerance protein 1-like isoform X1 has product MMESHSSSHPQIAEVKMDISPSASGAAGNKICRGAACDFSDSSNSSKDAKERSASMRKLIIAVILCIIFMTVEVVGGIKANSLAILTDAAHLLSDVAAFAISLFSLWAAGWEATPQQSYGFFRIEILGALVSIQLIWLLAGILVYEAIVRLINESGEVQGSLMFAVSAFGLFVNIIMAVLLGHDHGHGHGHSHGHGHGHSHDHSHGDSDDDHEEQEQGHVHRHEHSHGSSITVTTHHHHHPSTGQHRDAEEPLLKHEGTQSAAKSAKKQRRNINVHSAYLHVLGDSIQSVGVMIGGAIIWYKPEWKIIDLICTLIFSVIVLFTTIRMLRNILEVLMESTPREIDATRLEMGLCEMDGVVAVHELHIWAITVGKVLLACHVTIAREADADQILDKVIGYIKTEYNISHVTIQIERE; this is encoded by the exons ATG ATGGAAAGCCATAGTTCATCACATCCTCAGATTGCTGAAGTGAAAATGGACATCTCACCGTCAGCTTCTGGAGCAGCAGGGAACAAAATCTGCAGAGGTGCTGCCTGTGATTTCTCTGATTCCAGTAACAGCTCGAAAGATGCCAAGGAGAGATCCGCATCCATGAGGAAGCTTATAATTGCCGTGATCCTTTGTATCAtattcatgacagtggaagttGTTGGCGGCATCAAAGCAAACAGTCTTGCAATCTTAACTGATGCagctcatcttctttctgatgtgGCAGCTTTTGCCATATCACTATTCTCTCTTTGGGCTGCTGGATGGGAAGCAACACCACAACAGTCTTACGGGTTCTTTCGTATTGAGATTCTTGGTGCATTGGTCTCCATTCAGCTCATATGGTTGCTTGCTGGCATACTCGTATATGAGGCTATTGTAAGGCTCATTAATGAGAGCGGCGAGGTGCAGGGCTCCCTCATGTTTGCTGTATCAGCTTTTGGATTATTTGTCAACATCATAATGGCTGTACTTCTGGGGCATGACCATGGACACGGCCATGGCCACAGCCATGGTCATGGCCATGGACATTCACATGATCATAGCCATGGTGATTCAGATGATGACCATGAAGAACAAGAGCAGGGCCATGTGCATCGCCACGAGCACAGCCATGGAAGTTCTATTACTGTCACAacccatcaccaccaccacccaagCACTGGACAACATCGTGATGCTGAGGAACCATTGCTTAAGCATGAGGGTACCCAGTCTGCTGCCAAATCTGCTAAGAAACAACGCCGAAATATCAATGTACACAGTGCTTATCTTCACGTGCTTGGAGATTCGATCCAGAGCGTCGGGGTAATGATTGGTGGGGCTATCATCTGGTACAAGCCTGAGTGGAAGATCATTGATCTCATCTGCACCCTCATCTTCTCTGTGATTGTACTGTTCACCACAATCAGGATGCTGCGCAACATACTTGAAGTACTGATGGAGAGCACTCCCCGTGAGATTGATGCCACCAGGCTCGAGATGGGGCTCTGCGAGATGGATGGTGTGGTTGCTGTCCACGAGCTTCATATCTGGGCCATCACAGTAGGGAAGGTGCTCCTAGCATGCCATGTGACAATAGCAAGGGAAGCCGACGCTGATCAGATCCTTGACAAGGTGATCGGATACATCAAGACAGAGTACAACATCAGCCATGTGACCATTCAGATCGAGCGCGAGTAG
- the LOC120697341 gene encoding metal tolerance protein 1-like isoform X2, producing the protein MESHSSSHPQIAEVKMDISPSASGAAGNKICRGAACDFSDSSNSSKDAKERSASMRKLIIAVILCIIFMTVEVVGGIKANSLAILTDAAHLLSDVAAFAISLFSLWAAGWEATPQQSYGFFRIEILGALVSIQLIWLLAGILVYEAIVRLINESGEVQGSLMFAVSAFGLFVNIIMAVLLGHDHGHGHGHSHGHGHGHSHDHSHGDSDDDHEEQEQGHVHRHEHSHGSSITVTTHHHHHPSTGQHRDAEEPLLKHEGTQSAAKSAKKQRRNINVHSAYLHVLGDSIQSVGVMIGGAIIWYKPEWKIIDLICTLIFSVIVLFTTIRMLRNILEVLMESTPREIDATRLEMGLCEMDGVVAVHELHIWAITVGKVLLACHVTIAREADADQILDKVIGYIKTEYNISHVTIQIERE; encoded by the coding sequence ATGGAAAGCCATAGTTCATCACATCCTCAGATTGCTGAAGTGAAAATGGACATCTCACCGTCAGCTTCTGGAGCAGCAGGGAACAAAATCTGCAGAGGTGCTGCCTGTGATTTCTCTGATTCCAGTAACAGCTCGAAAGATGCCAAGGAGAGATCCGCATCCATGAGGAAGCTTATAATTGCCGTGATCCTTTGTATCAtattcatgacagtggaagttGTTGGCGGCATCAAAGCAAACAGTCTTGCAATCTTAACTGATGCagctcatcttctttctgatgtgGCAGCTTTTGCCATATCACTATTCTCTCTTTGGGCTGCTGGATGGGAAGCAACACCACAACAGTCTTACGGGTTCTTTCGTATTGAGATTCTTGGTGCATTGGTCTCCATTCAGCTCATATGGTTGCTTGCTGGCATACTCGTATATGAGGCTATTGTAAGGCTCATTAATGAGAGCGGCGAGGTGCAGGGCTCCCTCATGTTTGCTGTATCAGCTTTTGGATTATTTGTCAACATCATAATGGCTGTACTTCTGGGGCATGACCATGGACACGGCCATGGCCACAGCCATGGTCATGGCCATGGACATTCACATGATCATAGCCATGGTGATTCAGATGATGACCATGAAGAACAAGAGCAGGGCCATGTGCATCGCCACGAGCACAGCCATGGAAGTTCTATTACTGTCACAacccatcaccaccaccacccaagCACTGGACAACATCGTGATGCTGAGGAACCATTGCTTAAGCATGAGGGTACCCAGTCTGCTGCCAAATCTGCTAAGAAACAACGCCGAAATATCAATGTACACAGTGCTTATCTTCACGTGCTTGGAGATTCGATCCAGAGCGTCGGGGTAATGATTGGTGGGGCTATCATCTGGTACAAGCCTGAGTGGAAGATCATTGATCTCATCTGCACCCTCATCTTCTCTGTGATTGTACTGTTCACCACAATCAGGATGCTGCGCAACATACTTGAAGTACTGATGGAGAGCACTCCCCGTGAGATTGATGCCACCAGGCTCGAGATGGGGCTCTGCGAGATGGATGGTGTGGTTGCTGTCCACGAGCTTCATATCTGGGCCATCACAGTAGGGAAGGTGCTCCTAGCATGCCATGTGACAATAGCAAGGGAAGCCGACGCTGATCAGATCCTTGACAAGGTGATCGGATACATCAAGACAGAGTACAACATCAGCCATGTGACCATTCAGATCGAGCGCGAGTAG